Proteins encoded together in one Lathyrus oleraceus cultivar Zhongwan6 chromosome 5, CAAS_Psat_ZW6_1.0, whole genome shotgun sequence window:
- the LOC127082378 gene encoding dof zinc finger protein DOF3.5: MFQQRHNNSTSNELDQMLHMLSSSSSSNPMPFSTTLMDQSNSKWKPHVEIAPNCPRCASTNTKFCYYNNYSLSQPRYFCKGCRRYWTKGGSLRNVPVGGGCRKHRRGKVVRNLNTDHLSTDGSGSVDGDQQNGNNVSRDIDMAVVFAKFLNQNTSSHLGGDREEIETESEANNNVLSSSSNNTNNLSTPDSVETENDAVVQPQNSFDADAVVVNDDPFDHELSLSEFDGFLGVDEDVVQDVLWPDSSDAMPMPMMVSTWQQEPPTMMQMEMDYSMPLPLPLNEGDNHHELLPVTINSNSASVNLITESWNTSWDSFDLSTMEVFSTSSRS, translated from the coding sequence ATGTTCCAACAAAGACATAACAATAGTACTAGTAACGAGCTAGATCAGATGTTGCATATGctatcttcttcttcatcttctaATCCTATGCCATTCTCAACAACTTTAATGGACCAGTCAAATTCGAAATGGAAACCACACGTTGAAATAGCTCCGAATTGTCCTCGCTGCGCTTCGACAAACACCAAATTCTGTTACTACAACAATTACAGCCTCTCGCAGCCGCGGTATTTCTGTAAAGGCTGTAGGCGTTATTGGACGAAAGGTGGCTCTCTTCGAAATGTTCCAGTTGGCGGTGGCTGTCGCAAACACCGCCGTGGAAAGGTGGTCAGAAACTTAAATACTGACCACCTTTCCACGGATGGCTCTGGTTCTGTTGATGGTGATCAACAGAATGGAAATAATGTTTCACGCGATATAGACATGGCCGTTGTTTTCGCCAAATTCTTAAACCAAAACACAAGTAGTCATCTTGGTGGTGATCGTGAGGAAATTGAAACTGAGAGTGAGGCTAACAATAATGTCTTATCATCTTCTTCCAACAATACCAACAATTTGTCGACACCGGACAGCGTTGAAACTGAGAATGATGCAGTGGTCCAGCCTCAAAATTCATTTGATGCTGATGCAGTGGTTGTAAATGATGACCCTTTTGATCATGAATTGAGCTTGAGTGAGTTTGACGGGTTTCTGGGTGTTGATGAAGATGTGGTTCAAGATGTTCTATGGCCTGATTCTTCTGATGCTATGCCTATGCCTATGATGGTGTCAACATGGCAACAAGAACCACCAACCATGATGCAAATGGAGATGGATTACTCGATGCCATTACCATTGCCATTGAATGAGGGTGATAATCATCATGAACTATTACCTGTTACTATCAATTCAAATTCTGCTAGTGTCAATTTGATAACTGAGAGTTGGAACACTTCTTGGGATTCTTTTGATCTTTCAACTATGGAAGTTTTCTCAACGAGTTCAAGAAGTTAA